A stretch of Lactuca sativa cultivar Salinas chromosome 6, Lsat_Salinas_v11, whole genome shotgun sequence DNA encodes these proteins:
- the LOC111913036 gene encoding D-xylose-proton symporter-like 2: MASTTTTDPEHQHHTFSSIGKAGKSSGEIEGLDVRLLNGQRHSERYSVAAAVLPFFFPALGGLLYGFDIGATSSATINIKSPTSSGVSWYDLSSVQIGLITSGSLYGALLGSILAFNVADFLGRRRELMVSAASYIIGALITTLAPNFVIMVIGRIVYGIGIGLAMHAAPMYIAETAVSQIRGRLISLKEFFIVTGMVLGYVVGSLLVDVKSGWRYMYATATPFGVVMIIGMWWLPASPRWILLRAIQGKGDMRDLREYAIYCLRRLRGEEAMDDSASEEVEEILVELSYISEENEATFGEMFQGKCLKALIIGAGLVLFQQITGQPSVLYYAASIFQTAGFAAASDATRASILLGLLKLIMTGVAVMVVDKLGRRPLLLGGVSGIVVSLFLLGSFYTYLGNIPTVAVVALLLYVGCYQISFGPIGWLMISEIFPLRLRGRGLSIAVLVNFGANAIVTFAFSPLETLLGAGILFFIFGGIAVLSLVFIFFIVPETKGLTLEEIEAKLL; encoded by the exons ATGGCGTCCACAACCACCACCGATCCCGAACACCAGCACCATACGTTCTCATCCATCGGCAAG GCGGGGAAGTCATCCGGTGAAATTGAGGGCCTTGATGTGCGTCTACTCAACGGTCAACGTCACTCGGAGAGGTACTCGGTAGCTGCTGCTGTTCTTCC ATTTTTTTTCCCTGCTCTTGGAGGCCTGTTATATGGCTTTGACATCGGTGCCACCTCTTCTGCTACAATCAACATCAAG TCACCTACATCCAGTGGTGTCTCATGGTATGACTTGTCCTCTGTGCAAATTGGTCTCATT ACCAGTGGTTCACTGTATGGAGCTTTGCTTGGTTCCATATTGGCTTTTAATGTTGCTGACTTTCTAG GAAGGAGGAGGGAGCTGATGGTGTCAGCTGCATCATATATTATTGGTGCTCTGATAACAACACTCGCACCTAATTTTGTAATTATGGTGATTGGGCGTATTGTATATGGTATAGGCATTGGATTG GCAATGCATGCTGCTCCAATGTACATTGCTGAGACAGCTGTAAGTCAAATAAGAGGTCGATTAATATCCCTGAAAGAATTTTTCATTGTGACAGGAATGGTT TTAGGTTATGTGGTTGGAAGCCTGTTGGTTGATGTGAAAAGTGGTTGGCGATATATGTATGCAACTGCTACTCCTTTTGGAGTAGTTATGATTATTGGAATGTGGTGGCTACCTGCTTCACCAAGATGGATTCTCCTACGTGCAATACAAGGAAAAGGAGATATGCGGGACCTACGTGAATACGCGATATATTGCTTACGTAGGCTTAGAGGTGAAGAAGCCATGGATGACTCAGCATCTGAAGAAGTTGAAGAGATTCTTGTTGAATTATCTTATATCAGTGAGGAAAATGAAGCTACATTTGGGGAGATGTTTCAGGGGAAATGCTTGAAAGCCCTGATTATTGGTGCAGGTTTAGTCTTGTTCCAGCAG ATTACAGGTCAACCTAGCGTATTGTACTATGCTGCATCGATTTTCCAG ACTGCAGGGTTTGCTGCTGCTTCGGATGCAACAAGGGCTTCCATTCTACTTGGTTTGTTAAAG TTAATCATGACTGGTGTGGCTGTTATGGTTGTTGACAAACTAGGAAGGAGACCCTTGCTTCTTGGCGGAGTTTCTGGCATT GTAGTCTCATTATTTCTGTTGGGATCATTCTACACTTACCTTGGTAACATACCCACAGTGGCTGTTGTTGCATTGCTTCTATATGTTGGATGTTATCag ATATCTTTTGGTCCCATTGGTTGGTTAATGATATCCGAGATCTTCCCGTTACGCCTACGTGGACGTGGATTAAGTATAGCAGTCCTCGTGAATTTTGGCGCCAATGCAATTGTCACATTTGCATTTTCTCCATTAGag ACGTTGCTTGGGGCTGGAATACTGTTCTTCATATTTGGAGGGATAGCAGTGTTGTCTCTGGTTTTCATTTTCTTCATTGTACCAGAAACAAAAGGGCTGACTTTGGAGGAGATTGAGGCTAAACTGCTATAA
- the LOC111913038 gene encoding probable carboxylesterase 5, translated as MKELLGILRVFEDGRYERIEVHTIVPAGIDPSTGVNSKDAVYSRETNKSARLYLPKTATPNHKLPLLIFYHGGGFVDESPFDTTYNDFLNLVVADSNVIAVSVDYRLAPEFPVPIAHEDSWEAIKWVAQHANGKGPEPWLNEYADLQNIFLAGDSAGGNLTHNMAVRVGLDTPAGLRFRGAILLHPYFWGTERVGTEADWMSPGLIDSVNELLALAYPGRSGMDDPLINPAMDPRIAGILCSKILLCVSGNDFMRDRTRNYKTLIENCGWKGNVEVVEDNEESHVFFLKKPTSKNAVTLRNRISAFINSA; from the coding sequence ATGAAAGAACTCCTTGGCATACTTCGTGTTTTCGAAGACGGCCGATACGAGAGAATTGAAGTTCACACTATTGTTCCCGCCGGCATCGATCCTTCCACCGGCGTGAATTCTAAAGACGCCGTGTATTCACGGGAAACCAACAAATCCGCTAGACTTTACCTTCCAAAAACCGCAACCCCAAACCATAAACTCCCGCTTTTAATCTTCTATCACGGCGGAGGATTCGTTGATGAATCTCCTTTCGACACGACTTACAATGACTTCCTGAACCTCGTCGTCGCAGATTCCAACGTCATCGCGGTCTCCGTCGACTACAGACTCGCGCCAGAGTTTCCTGTCCCGATCGCCCACGAAGACTCCTGGGAAGCGATCAAGTGGGTGGCGCAGCATGCTAATGGGAAGGGCCCGGAGCCATGGTTGAACGAATACGCAGATCTTCAAAACATCTTCCTCGCCGGCGACAGTGCTGGAGGTAACCTAACCCACAACATGGCGGTTCGTGTCGGGTTGGATACCCCTGCCGGTTTACGGTTCCGGGGTGCTATCTTGCTCCACCCGTATTTCTGGGGCACAGAACGGGTAGGTACCGAAGCCGACTGGATGTCACCCGGATTAATTGACAGTGTGAATGAATTATTGGCTCTGGCTTACCCAGGAAGATCCGGGATGGATGACCCGCTGATCAACCCAGCTATGGATCCAAGAATAGCGGGTATTCTTTGCTCCAAGATACTGCTTTGCGTCAGTGGAAATGATTTTATGAGGGATAGAACTAGAAACTATAAAACGCTGATTGAAAATTGTGGGTGGAAAGGAAATGTAGAAGTGGTGGAGGACAACGAGGAGAGCCATGTTTTTTTCTTGAAGAAGCCTACCTCTAAAAATGCTGTTACTTTGCGCAATAGAATCTCTGCATTTATCAACAGCGCTTGA
- the LOC111913037 gene encoding photosynthetic NDH subunit of subcomplex B 3, chloroplastic: MAFAVNLAPLPLRSPEITIGSSGFSNSLISFNRKRPTLSFAVSNSTEEPPTTTPEIELEFLGPKPGDDGKYPVDRAAAASGEKLLRTIMADNKIELYGTYGKVMNCGGGGSCGTCIVEVVEGKELLNERTNTELKYLKKKPESWRLACQTIVGNKENSGKVRIQRLPQWKK; the protein is encoded by the exons ATGGCATTCGCCGTGAATTTGGCCCCGTTGCCCCTCCGATCACCGGAGATCACCATTGGTAGCAGTGGCTTCTCAAATTCCCTCATATCTTTCAACAGAAAGAGACCAACGTTGTCCTTTGCCGTCAGCAATTCTACCGAAGAACCACCAACAACCACGCCTGAAATCGAGCTCGAGTTCTTGGGG CCAAAGCCTGGTGACGATGGGAAGTATCCGGTGGACAGAGCGGCGGCAGCGAGCGGAGAGAAGCTCCTAAGAACAATAATGGCGGATAACAAAATCGAACTCTACGGCACGTAT GGAAAGGTAATGAACTGCGGTGGTGGCGGAAGCTGTGGCACTTGCATCGTGGAG GTTGTAGAAGGAAAGGAGCTTTTAAATGAGAGAACAAATACAGAACTCAAATACTTGAAAAAG AAACCGGAATCATGGAGGTTAGCTTGCCAGACCATAGTCGGAAACAAAGAAAACTCCGGCAAG GTGCGGATCCAGAGGTTGCCTCAATGGAAGAAATAA